The Nitrospiraceae bacterium genome includes a window with the following:
- a CDS encoding UDP-glucose/GDP-mannose dehydrogenase family protein — MHISVIGTGYVGLVTGACFAEFGVNVTCMDTDARRIARLEKGEVPFFEPGITELVTKGIKEERLHFTTDVAKAVDKALVIFIAVGTPPKADGSADLSYVEEVGRGIAKNMTGYKVIVTKSTVPVGTGEKLREVIKANQSERFRFDIVSNPEFLREGSAIEDFMRPNRVVIGADSEQAVAIMKDLYRPLYLLETPIVVTDIPTAEMIKYASNAFLAVKISFINEIATVCEKVGADVQMVSKGMGLDNRIGNKFLHAGPGFGGSCFPKDLKALVQTGDRVGYPLQIAGAAEKVNHEQHLRMVDKIREACGGLKGKTVGVLGLSFKPNTNDMREAPCLTILPELMKEGAKVRAYDPASMEESVKLLPEMIPCHDTYDVAQGADALVIMTEWNQFRNLDFEKLKGIMRKPVLLDLRNVYDSDRVVPHGFTHVSVGRLTQAPGK; from the coding sequence ATGCACATCAGCGTTATCGGTACGGGCTATGTCGGATTAGTCACGGGCGCCTGCTTTGCAGAGTTCGGAGTCAACGTGACCTGTATGGACACGGATGCCCGCCGCATCGCCCGCCTCGAGAAAGGCGAAGTACCGTTTTTCGAACCCGGCATCACCGAACTGGTTACCAAGGGGATTAAGGAAGAGCGCCTTCACTTTACGACCGACGTCGCCAAGGCAGTGGACAAGGCCCTGGTCATCTTTATCGCGGTGGGCACACCTCCCAAAGCAGACGGCTCGGCCGACCTCTCCTATGTCGAAGAAGTCGGACGCGGCATTGCGAAGAACATGACCGGCTATAAAGTTATCGTCACGAAATCCACGGTTCCCGTTGGCACAGGCGAAAAGCTGCGCGAAGTGATCAAGGCGAACCAATCGGAGCGATTCCGCTTCGATATCGTCTCTAATCCTGAGTTCCTTCGCGAAGGCTCGGCCATCGAGGACTTCATGCGGCCCAACCGGGTCGTGATCGGCGCAGACAGCGAGCAGGCGGTGGCGATCATGAAAGACCTCTACCGTCCTTTGTACCTGCTGGAAACCCCGATCGTCGTCACCGACATTCCAACGGCGGAAATGATCAAGTATGCGTCCAACGCCTTCCTGGCCGTCAAGATTTCGTTCATCAATGAAATCGCGACCGTGTGCGAGAAGGTCGGCGCGGACGTGCAGATGGTGTCGAAGGGGATGGGGCTCGATAACCGGATCGGCAACAAGTTCCTGCATGCCGGCCCCGGCTTCGGCGGATCCTGCTTCCCCAAGGACCTGAAGGCGTTGGTGCAGACCGGCGACCGTGTCGGCTACCCACTGCAAATCGCAGGCGCAGCCGAAAAGGTCAACCACGAACAACACTTGCGGATGGTGGACAAAATCCGGGAAGCCTGCGGCGGACTGAAAGGAAAAACGGTAGGTGTCCTGGGCCTTTCGTTCAAGCCCAACACGAACGACATGCGGGAAGCCCCTTGCCTGACGATCCTGCCAGAGTTGATGAAAGAAGGGGCCAAGGTGCGGGCGTACGATCCCGCATCAATGGAAGAATCGGTCAAGTTGTTGCCGGAGATGATCCCCTGTCACGACACCTACGACGTGGCGCAAGGCGCCGATGCCCTGGTGATCATGACGGAATGGAACCAGTTCCGAAACCTCGACTTCGAAAAGCTCAAGGGCATCATGCGCAAACCGGTGCTTTTGGACCTGCGGAATGTCTATGACTCGGATCGCGTGGTCCCGCACGGATTTACGCACGTCTCGGTCGGCCGCCTGACCCAAGCCCCCGGCAAGTAA
- a CDS encoding fused MFS/spermidine synthase, translating into MTQAAGAYSTSRFFLLATALITGAVVMALEILGSRLLAPIFGNSLFVWGALIGIILAAMSSGYAFGGWASDRYHVPAVLAWLLLVSGTWTILIAWMGQPTILKVAKLVEDPRWGPSLAACVLLAPPAFGLSGVMPAMLRLAVVDMGYLGRHTGSMIALSTVGSLAGTWGTAFFLLSWLGTHTLVASLGIVQLLLGLLWLLKGTRGAARLSGMAWAGLLVTGWQLFGQAPPVSGLVHQEDSPYQQVRVRDDDLFRYLVLDRTWHAVMWRADPVNLFLPYSQLMVGALALTPEPKRGLILGHGGGSLAKWLAFVWPKLELDVVEFDPVVVQMAEQYFSYRPPANHHVFVKDARVFLRDTTATYDVIWVDAFARHLIPFHLTTVEFFAELRQKLNPQGVVAVNLASSGEGGDLQRASAVVQTLKTAFPTIEAFGVKGPWRAHQTTAENLIFFGGAPIDHMSFDEMVLRIQAQVDAHRMPPEATALLASRRTGVWSPGLTLTDDYTPYDLLVGAHLGEPQPDAKVAP; encoded by the coding sequence ATGACGCAAGCAGCCGGCGCGTATTCCACCTCGCGATTCTTTCTTCTGGCTACCGCCTTGATCACGGGCGCGGTCGTCATGGCCTTAGAAATCCTCGGAAGCCGTCTCCTTGCTCCGATCTTCGGCAATTCGTTGTTTGTTTGGGGCGCCCTCATCGGGATCATCCTTGCGGCGATGAGTTCGGGGTATGCCTTCGGAGGTTGGGCCTCGGATCGGTATCATGTTCCCGCAGTATTGGCCTGGTTGCTTCTAGTGTCCGGGACCTGGACGATCTTGATTGCCTGGATGGGGCAACCGACGATCTTGAAGGTCGCGAAGTTGGTCGAGGACCCTCGCTGGGGCCCGAGTTTGGCTGCCTGTGTGTTGCTGGCTCCTCCGGCATTCGGATTGAGCGGGGTCATGCCCGCGATGCTGCGTCTGGCTGTTGTCGATATGGGATACCTGGGCCGGCACACGGGTAGCATGATTGCACTGTCGACTGTCGGGAGTCTCGCTGGGACGTGGGGAACGGCCTTTTTTCTCCTCTCTTGGTTGGGAACCCACACGTTGGTCGCATCGCTTGGGATCGTACAACTGCTTCTGGGGCTGCTCTGGTTGCTGAAAGGGACGCGCGGCGCGGCGCGGCTGTCCGGAATGGCCTGGGCGGGTTTGCTTGTTACGGGCTGGCAGTTATTCGGGCAAGCGCCTCCAGTCTCCGGGTTGGTGCATCAGGAGGACAGTCCCTACCAGCAAGTTCGCGTGCGGGATGACGATCTGTTTCGCTACTTAGTGCTCGATCGGACCTGGCATGCGGTCATGTGGCGGGCGGACCCCGTGAATCTCTTCCTGCCTTACAGTCAGCTCATGGTCGGGGCGCTCGCCCTGACGCCGGAACCAAAGCGTGGGCTTATTCTCGGCCATGGCGGTGGTTCATTGGCCAAGTGGCTGGCCTTCGTCTGGCCGAAACTGGAGTTGGATGTCGTCGAGTTTGATCCGGTCGTTGTGCAGATGGCGGAACAATACTTCAGTTACCGACCACCGGCAAACCACCATGTCTTTGTGAAGGATGCGCGGGTCTTTCTTCGTGATACCACTGCCACCTACGATGTCATTTGGGTCGATGCCTTTGCGCGGCATCTCATTCCGTTTCATCTGACGACGGTGGAGTTCTTCGCTGAACTGCGGCAGAAGCTGAATCCGCAGGGAGTCGTGGCGGTCAACCTGGCTTCGTCTGGTGAAGGCGGAGACCTACAGCGAGCCAGCGCCGTCGTGCAGACTTTGAAAACGGCCTTTCCCACCATCGAGGCGTTCGGAGTGAAGGGACCGTGGAGGGCTCACCAAACGACTGCCGAAAACCTTATCTTTTTTGGGGGAGCGCCAATCGATCACATGTCGTTCGATGAAATGGTATTGCGCATCCAAGCGCAAGTGGATGCCCATCGGATGCCGCCCGAGGCGACGGCGCTCTTGGCATCACGTCGAACCGGAGTATGGTCGCCGGGGCTGACCTTGACCGACGACTACACCCCCTACGACCTCTTAGTAGGCGCCCACCTCGGCGAACCCCAACCTGATGCGAAGGTCGCACCATAA
- a CDS encoding CBS domain-containing protein, with protein MISSGAVQRPLAMMMRPIVRAVHPDDTLLETARRFRDARVGAMLVEEGGSYVGIISEADMVRKAMASGSTAEQMTVRMVMSTPLITIDIARSAHDASDLMAEQGIRHLAVTEEGQVVGMISVRDLLRYFKNWGTL; from the coding sequence GTGATATCTAGCGGTGCGGTCCAGCGGCCCTTGGCGATGATGATGCGTCCGATCGTGCGGGCAGTGCATCCGGATGATACGCTGCTCGAAACCGCCAGGCGGTTTCGTGATGCGCGGGTCGGGGCCATGCTCGTGGAGGAAGGCGGGAGCTATGTGGGCATCATCAGCGAAGCCGATATGGTTCGGAAGGCCATGGCGAGCGGCTCGACTGCGGAGCAGATGACGGTGCGGATGGTGATGAGCACTCCGCTGATTACGATCGATATCGCCCGATCGGCGCATGATGCCAGCGACCTGATGGCCGAACAGGGGATTCGGCACCTTGCCGTGACGGAAGAGGGGCAAGTAGTCGGGATGATTTCCGTGCGCGATTTACTTCGGTATTTCAAAAACTGGGGGACCTTGTGA
- a CDS encoding HEAT repeat domain-containing protein, translating to MADEAPAKLIQIGPKGGAKKDGFNLVTERVVAVNPESKQLEVELLAYDGKTVVLDVAEEALEDLAKIKVGDGATIRVVEEGGKRIAKSFRIRAKDPNAAKADAMLADLKDSHWLNRKYAAEVLGDLKDARAVGPLVEALNDEVGDVRQRAYDSLIKIGGTAVPSLVPLLVAEEDELRQSVTEIIRKIGKPAVEPLATALGDADDRLKTRIMKVLDRMGYKPKAKDETKAEAAKQLT from the coding sequence ATGGCAGATGAAGCACCGGCGAAGCTGATTCAGATCGGTCCCAAGGGCGGAGCGAAGAAGGATGGGTTCAACCTCGTGACGGAACGGGTCGTGGCGGTCAACCCCGAGTCCAAGCAGCTCGAGGTCGAATTGCTGGCCTACGACGGCAAGACGGTCGTGCTCGACGTGGCCGAGGAGGCCTTAGAGGATCTCGCCAAGATCAAGGTCGGTGACGGCGCGACGATTCGCGTGGTGGAAGAGGGCGGCAAGCGCATTGCCAAGAGCTTCCGGATTCGCGCGAAAGATCCCAATGCCGCGAAGGCCGACGCGATGTTGGCGGATCTCAAGGATTCACACTGGCTGAACCGGAAGTATGCTGCCGAGGTATTGGGTGATCTGAAGGATGCCCGGGCCGTAGGGCCTTTGGTCGAGGCGTTGAATGACGAGGTCGGCGATGTGCGCCAGCGGGCGTACGATTCCCTGATCAAGATCGGCGGGACGGCTGTCCCCTCGCTCGTGCCGTTGCTCGTGGCCGAAGAGGATGAACTACGACAGTCTGTGACGGAGATTATCCGCAAGATCGGCAAGCCGGCCGTCGAGCCGTTGGCGACGGCATTAGGCGACGCCGACGATCGGCTTAAAACCAGGATCATGAAGGTGTTAGACCGGATGGGCTACAAGCCCAAGGCGAAAGACGAAACCAAAGCCGAGGCCGCAAAGCAATTGACGTAG
- a CDS encoding 4Fe-4S dicluster domain-containing protein, whose amino-acid sequence MALLITDECISCGACLPECPNEAIFETRSDAEGKGFHVGDGQGVGDNIYVITHDRCTECVGHFDEPQCAAVCPVDNCCISDPAYPETTDVLLEKAKGLNPDKTIDPAKVWSGVRN is encoded by the coding sequence ATGGCACTGCTGATTACCGATGAATGTATTTCCTGTGGGGCATGCCTTCCGGAATGCCCGAACGAAGCCATTTTCGAAACCCGCAGCGATGCAGAGGGCAAGGGTTTCCATGTCGGCGACGGCCAGGGTGTCGGCGACAACATCTATGTGATCACCCACGATCGCTGCACCGAGTGCGTTGGACACTTCGATGAACCGCAGTGCGCCGCCGTATGCCCGGTGGACAACTGCTGCATCTCCGACCCGGCCTATCCCGAGACGACGGACGTCCTACTGGAAAAGGCCAAGGGCCTGAACCCGGACAAGACCATAGATCCAGCCAAGGTCTGGAGCGGCGTCCGCAACTAG
- a CDS encoding alkaline phosphatase family protein, whose amino-acid sequence MKSAKLSPQLYMVLVVLCVLSVLLGPAAFGASSAWSAKGTGEAPAAVPGIDTEHVILFVLEGVDQEALKSGAMPALSGLAKNGSATWAATAVAPARRLPTMASLVTGMPVDKHGITWNFFEFSRGYPRHPTMFDYLDLSGGRDSAIFLMDESLYQLAKPEPYTDYQMCGPLRPECTPDRLVSYIKDYFRKATSGSGHGHAILSLPHLLVVHLPQAGRVGEAQGWKSPAYKESLKTVDKAMNSVLDLYRQLGLLSRTTIFATSLSAVGEGQFSSGEGPAAPSAAVPVVPWIASGVGIKPGYAIRQPVSIMDTGATVMRALGLETHTEWDSHAVEEIFKTASTASASSKQ is encoded by the coding sequence GTGAAATCCGCCAAGCTCTCCCCACAGCTATATATGGTTCTCGTTGTCCTTTGCGTGCTTAGTGTTCTGCTGGGTCCGGCTGCATTCGGTGCTTCTTCGGCCTGGTCTGCCAAGGGAACGGGCGAAGCTCCGGCGGCGGTGCCCGGGATTGATACGGAGCATGTGATTCTCTTTGTGTTGGAAGGGGTGGATCAGGAGGCCCTCAAGAGCGGCGCCATGCCGGCGTTGTCGGGGTTGGCTAAGAACGGCTCGGCGACTTGGGCGGCTACCGCAGTGGCGCCGGCCCGTCGGCTGCCGACGATGGCGTCGCTCGTGACTGGGATGCCGGTAGACAAGCACGGCATTACCTGGAACTTCTTTGAGTTCAGCCGCGGCTACCCCCGGCACCCCACGATGTTCGACTACCTGGACTTGAGCGGCGGGCGTGACAGCGCCATCTTTTTGATGGATGAATCGCTGTATCAGCTGGCCAAGCCCGAGCCCTATACCGACTACCAGATGTGCGGCCCGTTGCGGCCCGAGTGCACACCGGACCGGTTGGTCAGCTATATCAAGGACTATTTCCGAAAGGCGACCAGCGGCTCAGGTCACGGACACGCGATTTTGTCGTTGCCCCATCTTCTGGTCGTGCACTTACCGCAGGCTGGACGGGTAGGGGAGGCGCAGGGTTGGAAGTCCCCTGCGTACAAAGAGTCCCTGAAGACTGTCGACAAGGCCATGAACTCCGTGCTGGACCTGTATCGGCAGCTTGGGCTCTTGAGCCGGACCACGATCTTCGCGACCTCGCTGAGTGCAGTCGGCGAAGGGCAATTCTCTTCCGGCGAGGGACCTGCTGCTCCGTCTGCCGCTGTGCCGGTCGTTCCCTGGATTGCTTCCGGCGTCGGGATCAAGCCCGGCTATGCGATTCGTCAGCCGGTTTCGATCATGGATACCGGAGCGACTGTGATGCGGGCTCTCGGTTTGGAGACGCACACGGAATGGGACAGCCACGCGGTCGAAGAAATCTTTAAAACCGCATCCACCGCATCCGCTTCATCCAAGCAATAG
- a CDS encoding HEAT repeat domain-containing protein has translation MRLNMAPAVDDLLDALEDVDDATREEAAKALAELADPKTLEPLLSACGDDFWSVRASAGWGVAKIGGAKAIEALVTLFNDPIMEVRNEAVAAAAKMGTVVVDRMLVAMKDERWRVREHAAKVCGDLRDPRAVDGLIFACRDRDGAVKSAAAEALGKIGDPKAVAALVKLFRDSSKIVRETAGIALVAIGQPSVDQLLEGLKDKDFVVRCHAARALGGMTTDYQIGRSWVQEPRVVDALIEVLKDPDRAVREDATIALGMIGDARAVDALMEAMKDGAVKRHAIASLGMIGDPRALPAVLNALKGKGIKQAGTPTPGCIVSEDAFIKEAAATALGHFRDPRVIPDLIMLLKDGVLREKAAAALVLIGDSAIEPLISFLFDPKASEVEAEGERVLSYASVRLTAKDALRQLVLETLEQLGWTPPEEDVAVDSSQADNLRVDRPLGDVGRFGPSGDYAKGSAR, from the coding sequence ATGAGGCTCAACATGGCACCAGCAGTAGACGATCTCCTCGATGCGCTCGAAGATGTGGATGACGCGACCCGTGAAGAGGCCGCGAAAGCCTTGGCGGAACTGGCCGATCCCAAGACGCTCGAGCCGCTCCTAAGCGCGTGCGGGGACGACTTTTGGTCGGTCCGTGCGTCGGCCGGGTGGGGCGTGGCCAAGATCGGCGGGGCCAAGGCGATCGAAGCGCTGGTGACTCTGTTCAACGATCCGATCATGGAAGTCCGCAACGAAGCGGTGGCGGCTGCGGCCAAGATGGGGACAGTCGTGGTCGACCGCATGTTGGTCGCGATGAAAGACGAGCGCTGGCGTGTCCGTGAACATGCCGCCAAAGTGTGCGGCGATCTTCGCGATCCTCGCGCCGTCGACGGATTGATCTTTGCCTGCCGCGATCGTGACGGTGCCGTGAAGAGTGCCGCTGCGGAGGCGTTGGGTAAAATCGGGGATCCAAAGGCGGTGGCGGCCCTGGTCAAGCTGTTCCGCGATTCTTCGAAGATCGTCCGGGAAACCGCCGGCATCGCGCTGGTCGCGATCGGCCAGCCCTCGGTCGATCAGTTGCTCGAAGGGCTTAAGGATAAAGACTTTGTCGTGCGCTGCCATGCCGCCCGGGCGCTTGGCGGGATGACTACGGACTACCAAATCGGCCGAAGTTGGGTGCAAGAACCCCGCGTGGTGGATGCCTTGATCGAGGTGCTCAAAGATCCCGATCGAGCCGTCCGTGAAGACGCCACGATTGCTCTGGGCATGATCGGAGACGCGCGTGCGGTCGATGCGCTCATGGAAGCGATGAAGGATGGCGCGGTTAAGCGCCATGCCATCGCGTCGCTCGGCATGATCGGTGATCCCCGGGCTTTGCCGGCGGTATTGAATGCGTTGAAGGGAAAAGGCATCAAGCAAGCCGGTACGCCGACTCCCGGTTGTATCGTGAGCGAAGACGCCTTCATCAAGGAAGCCGCAGCAACCGCGCTCGGCCATTTCCGCGATCCGCGTGTCATTCCCGACCTCATCATGTTGCTCAAGGACGGTGTGTTGCGGGAAAAGGCTGCAGCAGCGCTCGTGCTGATCGGCGATTCCGCGATCGAACCGTTGATTTCATTCCTTTTTGATCCCAAGGCCTCGGAAGTAGAGGCTGAAGGCGAGCGGGTGTTGTCCTATGCATCCGTGCGATTGACGGCCAAGGACGCCCTGCGCCAGTTGGTGTTGGAGACCCTCGAACAATTGGGCTGGACGCCGCCTGAAGAGGACGTGGCCGTAGACTCCAGCCAAGCCGACAACCTTCGAGTCGATCGACCGTTGGGTGACGTCGGACGATTTGGCCCGAGCGGAGACTACGCCAAAGGTTCGGCGCGGTAA
- a CDS encoding LPP20 family lipoprotein: MESIRRTSASMACLLTCALFTSLAQPADTSPQTVRKHADQAFQQLGTREQERPPSHLPGERRGAAPMIESNEQQLVGHGQGDLAKGKLICQRVSELAARSDLAKQIRVLIKEHATDRVRERTGREPEQDIEVIREEIVQEYLQGVTIIDRRIDEEAKTCSATAVMPKHRLSQADPGSPH; this comes from the coding sequence ATGGAGTCTATTCGACGGACCTCCGCATCGATGGCGTGCCTGCTCACCTGTGCGCTCTTCACAAGCCTGGCGCAGCCGGCGGACACCTCGCCTCAAACGGTGCGGAAGCATGCCGACCAGGCTTTTCAGCAGCTTGGCACGAGGGAGCAAGAACGCCCACCGTCACATCTGCCAGGAGAACGACGGGGCGCGGCGCCGATGATCGAATCCAACGAGCAACAATTGGTCGGGCACGGACAGGGCGACCTGGCCAAGGGGAAACTGATCTGCCAGCGGGTATCCGAGTTGGCCGCGCGGAGTGACCTGGCCAAGCAGATCCGTGTGCTCATCAAGGAACATGCCACCGACCGGGTCCGTGAGAGGACCGGACGAGAACCGGAACAGGACATCGAAGTCATACGCGAAGAAATCGTGCAAGAGTATCTCCAGGGCGTCACCATCATCGACCGTCGCATCGACGAGGAGGCCAAGACCTGTTCCGCCACCGCAGTGATGCCGAA
- a CDS encoding HEAT repeat domain-containing protein — translation MADPVTEQIAALSDEDWAVREDAASALATLRDPRAVAPLTRALRDSDRAVREAAKAALFAIGEPAVPALGDCLDDPALQVQEAASSVLAEIADYRVFDALVAALRSGDWIVRMHAAKALGRIRDPSAVAFLMPLLQDKVKAVREQVTASLAAIGDSAVSPLLQALEHDEWLIRLHAVEALGKLKSADAVEPLLRALFNDGDSAIREDVVRSLGLIGDARAVDYLFVALKEPGLRPTAVEALGLIGDSRAVPVLRAIVEGAQRAEYRRPIAGCGDEWTEDMATMGLAARALGLIADDAAIPSLVIALRNTVTRAEAAAALVRFGAKVVPALVPLLTREQDENVRYHVRETLTAVGWRPGRL, via the coding sequence ATGGCCGACCCCGTTACCGAACAAATTGCCGCCCTATCCGATGAAGATTGGGCTGTCCGCGAAGATGCCGCATCAGCGCTTGCGACCTTGAGAGATCCTCGGGCTGTCGCGCCCCTGACTCGGGCGCTTCGAGACAGCGATCGGGCGGTGCGTGAGGCGGCGAAGGCCGCATTGTTTGCGATCGGCGAGCCTGCCGTGCCTGCCCTGGGCGATTGTCTCGACGATCCTGCGCTTCAGGTTCAGGAAGCGGCCTCGTCGGTGTTGGCGGAGATTGCCGACTATCGCGTATTCGATGCGCTGGTCGCCGCCTTGCGAAGCGGCGATTGGATTGTCCGCATGCATGCCGCGAAGGCGCTGGGCCGAATCCGCGATCCGTCGGCCGTCGCGTTTCTGATGCCGTTGTTGCAGGACAAGGTCAAGGCCGTGCGGGAGCAGGTCACGGCATCCCTGGCTGCCATCGGCGATTCCGCGGTATCGCCGTTACTTCAGGCCTTAGAGCATGACGAGTGGTTGATTCGACTCCATGCCGTGGAAGCCCTGGGCAAACTGAAGTCTGCAGATGCCGTCGAGCCGCTGCTCCGCGCCTTGTTCAACGATGGGGACTCCGCGATCCGCGAGGATGTAGTGCGGTCTCTGGGGCTGATAGGCGACGCCCGTGCGGTCGATTATTTGTTTGTGGCGTTGAAGGAACCGGGCCTTCGTCCCACGGCGGTGGAAGCCCTGGGGTTGATCGGCGACAGTCGGGCTGTGCCGGTACTGCGGGCTATCGTGGAAGGGGCACAGCGAGCCGAGTATCGACGTCCGATCGCGGGCTGTGGCGATGAGTGGACGGAAGACATGGCCACGATGGGGTTGGCTGCCAGGGCTTTGGGCTTGATTGCCGATGACGCCGCCATTCCCTCACTGGTCATCGCCTTGCGGAACACGGTGACTCGTGCGGAGGCTGCGGCGGCGCTGGTGCGGTTTGGGGCTAAAGTGGTTCCGGCACTCGTGCCGTTGCTGACGCGCGAGCAGGACGAGAATGTCCGGTACCACGTCAGGGAAACGCTGACTGCCGTGGGATGGCGACCGGGACGACTCTAA
- a CDS encoding HEAT repeat domain-containing protein: protein MSDSNRIEQLIAALRDDNEALRDHAMASLGQMGVDAVPQLIGLMADEDTVIREAAATAVVRIGPVAFDQLLEALGDDEWAVREQAASALGRLRDPRAVEPLVKALRDKDGAVRTAAVWALERIGDSRATPGLIEALGDSTVREDVARVLKKIGDTRAVEALIDGLLGPNWMVRRHAAEALGKIGDARSVDPLIQSLQDEDWLVRRNAAESLARLGAKQAIEPLLPLLEDENTMVQETVEGVLASLGWKQEASQ from the coding sequence ATGAGTGACTCCAATCGCATCGAACAGTTGATTGCCGCGTTGCGGGACGATAACGAAGCGCTTCGCGACCATGCCATGGCCAGTCTGGGCCAGATGGGCGTCGACGCGGTGCCGCAGCTCATCGGGCTGATGGCGGACGAAGACACGGTCATCCGCGAAGCGGCCGCCACGGCAGTAGTCCGGATCGGTCCCGTAGCGTTTGATCAACTCTTGGAGGCCTTGGGAGATGACGAATGGGCCGTTCGGGAGCAGGCGGCCAGCGCGCTGGGGCGGCTGCGGGATCCGCGTGCCGTCGAGCCCCTGGTGAAGGCGCTTCGCGATAAGGACGGAGCCGTCCGCACCGCCGCGGTGTGGGCGCTTGAACGGATCGGCGATTCCCGGGCGACGCCGGGCTTGATCGAGGCGTTGGGTGACAGTACTGTGCGGGAAGATGTCGCGCGGGTATTGAAGAAAATCGGAGATACGCGGGCGGTTGAGGCGTTGATTGACGGCCTCTTGGGGCCGAATTGGATGGTGCGCCGCCATGCGGCGGAGGCGCTCGGCAAAATCGGCGATGCGCGTAGCGTCGATCCTCTCATCCAGTCGCTTCAAGACGAGGACTGGCTGGTTCGGCGTAACGCCGCCGAGTCGCTGGCGCGGCTGGGTGCAAAGCAGGCGATCGAGCCGCTGCTCCCCTTGCTGGAAGACGAAAATACCATGGTGCAGGAAACCGTGGAGGGCGTGTTGGCAAGTTTGGGCTGGAAGCAGGAAGCGTCCCAATAA
- a CDS encoding HEAT repeat domain-containing protein yields the protein MSKETIETLVSELTHEEEWRRMRATAACLAGGPVAVRTLVKALEVGDAPLRAEAASMLARIKDPAAGLPLVAALNDADETVRKAAFGALEQMAGVLDGETAAGLVRYLSDSPDEDVRARVRQLLGVIPNAIAPLCDMLKHPDAVVQEMAASILEHLLDPRSADGLIDAMTFPAVRDIAVRTLKKLGVIRDRIDGSFNALRDVEGASEREEARMAVVMDLLGIGRPSVEILIEYLEDDDWVVREAAADLLGMIGDVRAVEPLMKRLQVDKDTGVKEYALKSLGLIGDPRPAQLYIEAIPIRPLRVFAMEALAKVKDVEVLRPHHELFNRLRTDRDGLVAYSAGLIADKLAALEGMQPVGQEGTEDHE from the coding sequence ATGTCTAAAGAAACGATTGAAACCCTCGTATCCGAATTGACCCATGAGGAAGAGTGGCGGCGGATGCGCGCGACTGCGGCTTGTTTGGCGGGCGGGCCGGTGGCGGTCCGTACTCTCGTGAAGGCATTGGAAGTCGGGGATGCCCCTCTGCGCGCGGAAGCTGCGTCGATGCTCGCACGGATCAAAGACCCGGCAGCCGGATTGCCTCTTGTGGCGGCGCTGAACGATGCGGACGAGACGGTTCGAAAGGCCGCTTTTGGAGCGCTGGAACAGATGGCCGGCGTGCTGGACGGTGAAACCGCCGCAGGGTTGGTTCGCTATCTCTCCGACTCGCCGGATGAGGATGTCAGAGCTCGTGTCCGGCAATTGCTGGGCGTCATCCCTAACGCGATTGCGCCGCTTTGTGACATGCTGAAACATCCGGATGCCGTCGTGCAGGAAATGGCCGCCTCCATTCTGGAGCATCTGCTCGATCCCCGGTCGGCGGACGGCCTGATCGATGCGATGACCTTTCCCGCCGTGCGCGATATCGCGGTGCGTACGTTGAAGAAGCTGGGCGTGATTCGGGACCGGATCGATGGCTCCTTCAATGCGTTGCGCGATGTCGAAGGCGCAAGCGAGCGGGAAGAGGCTCGGATGGCGGTCGTGATGGATTTGTTGGGGATCGGTCGGCCGAGCGTCGAGATCCTGATCGAGTATCTCGAGGACGACGATTGGGTTGTCCGGGAAGCGGCGGCCGATTTGTTGGGCATGATCGGCGACGTGCGGGCAGTGGAGCCCTTGATGAAGCGACTGCAGGTGGACAAGGATACCGGCGTGAAGGAATACGCCCTCAAATCGTTGGGTCTGATCGGCGATCCAAGGCCGGCGCAATTGTATATCGAGGCCATCCCGATTCGCCCGTTACGGGTGTTCGCGATGGAAGCCCTGGCCAAGGTGAAGGACGTAGAAGTGCTCCGCCCCCACCACGAACTGTTCAATCGGTTGAGGACGGATCGTGACGGCTTGGTGGCGTATAGTGCGGGGCTCATTGCCGATAAGTTGGCGGCTTTGGAGGGGATGCAACCGGTGGGGCAGGAAGGAACAGAGGACCATGAGTGA